A DNA window from Jaculus jaculus isolate mJacJac1 chromosome 1, mJacJac1.mat.Y.cur, whole genome shotgun sequence contains the following coding sequences:
- the LOC101606131 gene encoding olfactory receptor 9G4 yields the protein MEVGNRTILTEFILVGFSANPRWQLILFGIFLTLYLLTLSGNMTLVILIRIDSRLRTPMYFFIGNLSFLDFWYTSVYTPKILATCVSEDKRISLAGCGAQLFFSCLVAYTECYLLAAMAYDRHVAICNPLLYSGVMSSSLCTGLVAGSYIGGVLNAIAHTANTFRLSFCGKNVIDHFFCDAPPLVKMSCTDTRVYENVLLGVVGFTVLSSILAILISYFNILLAILRIRSAQGRRKAFSTCASHLVSVMLFYGSLLFMYSRPSSTYSLERDKVAALFYTVVNPLLNPLIYSLRNKDVKEAFKKAMQTIRPQA from the coding sequence ATGGAAGTGGGAAATCGCACCATCCTGACAGAATTCATCTTGGTGGGCTTCTCAGCAAATCCCCGATGGCAGCTGATTCTATTTGGAATATTTCTCACACTCTACTTGTTAACTTTGTCAGGGAACATGACCTTGGTTATCTTAATTCGGATAGATTCTCGACTACGTACACCTATGTACTTTTTCATTGGCAATCTGTCTTTTCTTGATTTCTGGTATACCTCAGTGTATACTCCCAAAATCCTGGCCACCTGTGTCTCAGAAGACAAACGCATTTCTTTGGCTGGATGTGGGGCTCAGCTGTTCTTTTCCTGTCTTGTAGCCTACACTGAGTGCTATCTGCTGGCAGCCATGGCCTATGACCGCCATGTTGCAATTTGTAACCCCTTGCTCTACTCAGGCGTTatgtcctcctctctctgtacTGGGCTTGTGGCTGGCTCCTACATAGGAGGGGTTCTGAATGCCATAGCTCATACTGCCAACACCTTCCGTCTGAGTTTCTGTGGTAAAAATGTCATCGATCACTTTTTCTGTGATGCACCACCATTGGTAAAAATGTCCTGTACAGATACTCGTGTCTATGAAAATGTtctcctgggtgtggtgggatTCACAGTCCTCTCCAGCATTCTCGCCATTCTCATTTCCTATTTCAACATCCTCCTGGCTATCCTGAGGATCCGCTCAGCCCAGGGGAGGCGCAAGGCATtctccacctgtgcctcccaTCTGGTCTCAGTCATGCTCTTCTATGGATCCTTGCTCTTCATGTATTCACGGCCTAGTTCCACCTACTCCCTGGAGAGAGACAAGGTGGCTGCCTTGTTCTACACTGTGGTAAACCCACTGCTCAACCCTCTCATCTACAGCCTGAGGAACAAAGATGTCAAAGAGGCCTTCAAGAAAGCAATGCAGACAATACGACCACAAGCATAA